Genomic window (Sulfurovum sp. NBC37-1):
AATTTTGTGTATGATTATGACAAGAAGGTTCAGAAAAAAGCAAAAGCAGAAGATGGTTCTTTTGGTACAATACTCAAAAGGGCAAAAGAGGAACATAAAACTATTCTGATCAAGGCAACCGCACCCCATTGCAGATATTGCAAAAAAATGGAGAAACGGGTTTTTTCTGATGCAGAAGTCATTGATCTTCTGAAAAAATCGTTCATCGTACTTCATGTAGATGTCAGCAAGCAACCCCTGCCTCTTGGGTTAAGTGTCAGTATGACCCCGACATTCTTTTTTGTCTTTGCCGACCAGCAAAGTGGAAGTGTAAAGACGAAGCGTATCCCCGGCTCATGGAGCAAAGAGGATTTCCTGGAGATTCTTAAAGAGGCAGAAAAAATAAAAAGGAAAAAACAGTGAAAAAGATACTTTTAGTTTGCATCTGCTTGATGCAGTTTGTATCGGCAGAGACAGAGTTTGCCAACCCCAAGCCAGCGATCGATAATCCAAGAAAATTTATATTCCCCATTACTGTTAGAGACAGAAAAGAAATCAATCATGTCTTGAGTTCTGCAAATAATGTGATGAAATTTTACGGACCGGAGAATGTTGAAGTGGTGATTGTTGCCTATTCCCAAGGGATAGAAGCACTTTTAAAACACGGGGATAGAGACATTAGAAAACGCGTCGAAGCACTCATGACTTATGATGTGGAATTCATCGCATGCGGTAACACCATGCGGACACTGCATATAGAAAAAAAAGATCTTATAGATGGTGTAGAAGTGGTCACTGCAGGGATTGTTGAATTGATAGAAAGGCAGTTGCGGGGATATATCTATATACGACCGTAACGCTAGCAAATTTTACACTATTTTTACACTTAATTGGTATGATACAGCAACTTAAACATAAGGTTGTAAAGATGAAAATAGTAGTTAAAGGAATATTGTGTCTCTCGTTATTGATGGGTGCAGTATGGGCAAAAGAGGTGAAACCTGCATCTCCGGCAGCACAAAAGAGTACAGCAGGTGATATTCAGATATTTACTTCAGACAATGCAGACGGGAAGATTACACCCGCAACCATTGAAGCGGCATTTAAAAAAGAGGGTTTCTTTATCTCTGCAAACAGAGATATGAACGTACCGTTTAAGAAAAAGTTTAAAGAGACAAGTTTTGATGTCTATAATCTTTTTACATTCTTTAGTAAAAAAGAGACACTTGAGCTGGCAAAAAAGTATCCAAGTATCGGTATGTTCTCTCCTATGAGTATGTCAATTTATACCAAAAAAGATGATAAGAAAATTTCAATCTCTTCTCTCAGAGTAGAGGCGATGGCAAAAATATTGAAGATTCCTGCAGATGATGCGGTACTTGTAAAGATAGGAGCAATGGTCAAAGAGGCTCTAAAAACCGCCATGCCTCAAGGCAAGTTTGAAGCACTCTCCTACAGTGTGCAGGAGCCAAAAGGCTCTTTGGTTTCAAGTTATGAGATGGAGATGGATCCCGAAGAGTGGGAAGATGAAAAGGAAGAGTTTAAGATGGAGTTTGAGGGAACGCTCTCTACCTATGGTTTTGTGATAGCAGGAACCAATGACCTCAATCATGACTTTAAAGAGAACAAATATGAAGGTTATGATTTCTATCATGTCTACTCTATCTGTAAACTTCCAGTCATCTATACGGTTGCAAAAACACATCCTGAAGCAGGGGCGTACGCACCATGTTCACTCTATATGTATAAGAAGAAGGGTGAGAACAGTATGCATTTGGCTTTCCCGAGTGTTTATAACTGGATCTCTTCAATGGGTATAAAAAATAAAGAGTCACTTGAGGTTCTTGAAGAGGCACAGGGAAGCATGAATAAAATCTTATCGGAACTTACAGAGTAAAATCCTCAAAAACATTCTCAAAACCTGGTAGAACATTCATATTGTTCTACCGCATAAAATCCAAATACACTATTACTGATGCTATCAGTCACGACAATTGATCAAAAGCGTTACTTTTGAAACAGTTCACACAAAAGCCTCTTTTTATTGAAGATACTAAAGCATTTTTAATGCAAAGTAGAATAGACTTAATCCATGCGTTAACCCGTGAAATAACCGTTTAACGGGAACTTATAATTATTATAAGTTTAGCTAAAATTCAAGGAGGAAGTATGAAACTAGGTTTCTTAGTTGACCTTAACCTGTGTATGGGTTGTAAAGGTTGTGAAGTAGCTTGTAAAGTGGAAAATGAAGTTCCGCTCGGCTCTTGGCGTCTGCGTGTAAAGTATATTGATATAGGGACATTCCCTGATGCATCGAGATCTTTTACACCGTTGAGATGTAATCACTGTGAAAGTGCTCCGTGTGAGAGAATCTGTCCGGTATCTGCATTGCATTATCTTGAGAACGGCATCGTGAATGTCGACTCTTCAAGATGTATCGGATGTGCCGGTTGTATGATGGCCTGTCCTTACGGTGCGATCTATATGGACCCAGAAACGAACACGGCGGACAAATGTACCTACTGTGCACACCGTATCGAAAGCGGTATGATGCCTGCCTGTGTCGTTATCTGTCCTGTACAGGCGAATATCTTTGGTGATATCGATGATGACACCAGCCATATTTCCCAGTATATCATGGAGCATCAGGGTGCTGTTCAGGTACGTAAACCAGAAAAACACACTACGCCGAAACATTTTTATGTAGGCGGTGGTAACCAGACATTGAATCCGCTTGCTCAGCAGCGTCTTGAAGGATATAACCTGTTCAATAACGTGACACACTTGAAGCATATCGGTGATCCGCATCACGGTGTGATAGACAGATTCCTTGCACCGTTCACTTCGCATGAACATCTGGACAATAAAAGTTTCATGGATTTTGACAATTCACATGAATCTCACGAAGAAGAGGGAGGTCACTAATGGTAGAACATGGAATTCACGCAACACAGGCTGTTGTAACATTGGATGTCGCACTTCCAGGTATTATCTGGGGTTGGATGATCACATTGAATATGTGGGCTAAATCTGTAGGTACAGGTGTGATCCTGGTAGGTGCATTTTTGCTATATAGACACAAGAAAGAAGAGATGCCGAATTTGAGATGGACGATGCCTCTCATATCATTTATCTTTTTGAATATTTTCCTTCTCTTTACGCTGACTGACCTTCATCAGCCGTACAGAATGGTGAATATTTTCCTTCACCCGCACTGGACTTCAGCAATTACGGTCGGTGCATGGATGGCTTCACTTTTTACAGGTCTGATTACTATATTGATGGTCATCGGTTTCTTTGATGCTCATCCTGATGTAAGAAAGCAGGGTCCCTGCGCCAAGATGGCAAGAGAGCACAGTGCTTTGTATGAAAAGCTCTTCCCGTTCGTTGTGTTCCTGGCAGTTCCTGTGACACTGTACACGGCGATCATTATGGCGGAAGCTTCTGCGAGAGAGTTGTGGCAGGCACCTGCGGAAGTCATGCAAATGATGTGGGCAGCACTCCTGGCAGGTTCGGCAGGTCTTATCTTCGTCTCTGGTTCATGGAGCAAAGAGAGCAGAAGAGACCTTGCACTTGTATTGGCGATCGCAACCTTCTTCTCCTTCCTGATGTATATGGGTGAGTATTTCTTCTCATTCAAGTCTTCTGAAGCAGAAGCGACATTGGCATACGTTCACTCCGGCGGAGAGTACAATGCAGAGTTCTGGTTCGCAATGGTGCTTGGATTTATTATTCCATTCTTCCTTGCAGTCAAGAATATGAAAGAAGACAATAAAACACTGCTTAGATTTGCCGCTATCCTGGCATTGATCGGGCTGTATATGGCAAAAGATGTATGGCTTAAAATCCCACAATTGCTAAACTTGAGTTAAGGAGGATATGTATGACAAAATCAATGAAAAATGATAATAATTTTATAGAGAGCAGAAGAAGTTTCCTGAAAGGGACAGCTTATTCTGTAGCCGGTGCAACTCTGGCAGCGGGTGTGTTCGAGACGATCGTAGATACGCCTGCAACAGCTGAAGACAAATCGTTTACAGCGACACCGGAAACACTTTCCTTCTATCCACCGTTCGAACAGTGGGACAGCTTTAAAGAGTTGGATGGTAATGACTGGAAAAGAGGTGGTGCCGGAAGAAACGGTATCAGAGGTGAAGACAACCCTGACGGGATCAAAGTCAATGAGTTTATGCTGGTTCCTACCGTATGTTCCAACTGTGAAGCGCAGTGTGGTCTGACTGCATGGGTCGAGATCGGTGAATACAAAAGAACCAAGAACCCAAAAGACCTTTTTGTGAAGAAATACATGGGTAACCCGCTTCATGCAGGAAGCCGTGGTAGAAACTGTGCCAAAGGTTATGCGGCACAAACGCAAATGTATGATCCGGACAGAATCCCTTTCCCTTTGATGAGAGCACCAGGTTCCAAAAGAGGTGAAGGTAAGTGGGTAAGAACCACTTGGGATGAAGCGATGGCGAAGATCGGTAAAAAAATGCACGATACGCTCAAAAAAGGCGACGAAGTTTCCAAAAAGATGATCATGTACCATGTCGGTCGTCCGAACGAGAACGGTTTCGGTCACCGTATACCACACTCTATGGGTTGTGACGGGTATGATTCTCATACCAATATCTGTTCCGCAGGTGCAAGACAGGGTACGATCCAGTGGGCGAATGATGACAGGAACTCTCCGGATTGGGCAAATGCAAAACTGGTATTCCTTCAGTCATCCCATGCGGCGGATGCGGGACACTATTTCCAGCAGTCGGCAGGGTATATCGCTGATGCAAGAAGAAAAGGGGCAAAGCTTGTTGTAATGGACCCGAGACTCTCCAACTCAGCGGGTATCGCCGATCTTTGGATACCTGTATGGCCGGGAACAGAAGCAGCACTTTATTTGCATCTTGCAAACAGAATTCTGAATGAAACAGATATTCACGGAAAGTCTCTGGTAAACCATGCCTTCTTCAAGAACTGGGTGAACTGGGATCAGCTCATGAAAGACAAAGAGCAGTTGGCACTTATGGTATCCAAAGGCTACATGAAGCAGGTACCTCAGGATGAAAGTTATGAAAGCTTTATCGAGATGCTCAAAGAGATCTATTCGCCATACACTAAAGAATTCGTCATCAAAGAGTGTAAAATGGAAGGATATGGCCATAAACTTGATGAACTCTTTGAGATGTTCATTGATGCAGGTGACAGAATTACTACTTACCTTTGGAGAGCAGGAACCATCGGCCATAGAGGTAGCTGGATGAATACACGTTCCGGTTTCTTCCCGTTGGCACTTCGTGGTGCTATGGCAGGAAATATCGGTGGTGTAGGAATGCACCACTGGCATGTTATCTCTGTGAACGGTAAGGGTGATGGGGCGACAGTTGCAGGTGAAAGACCTCCAAGAGTCGATGTATGGAATGAGATCGCGTGGCCGCCTGAATATCCGTTGAGTTCATTTGAAATGTCTCATATCATGCCACACCTGCTGCTTGACGACGAGTGGAGAGCGAAGTGGAAGAGAAAAGGGCTTACGAATATTCCTGAAAAACTGGCAGTATGGATCCCACGTATGTACAACCCAGTCTGGATCAACCCGGACGGTTTCAGATGGATCGAAGCGCTTAAGAGAGAAGACAAGATCGAAATGGCATTCAACCTTTCTCCTACATGGTCGGAGACCAACTGGTACTGTGACTTTGTATTGCCTGTAGGACTTGCGGGTGAAAGACATGACCAGTCATCCGAGCCTACAAAACCGGCAAGATGGTTGAGTTTCAAGAACCCTGCACTCAGAGTTGCACTTGAAAAACTCGGATGGAAACCGAAAGATCCGACACGTGCTACGTTAGAAGCGCATACGATTGCCGGACTGGGTGAAATCTGGGAAGAGATGGAGTTCTGGATGAATATCATGGTTCACCATGTCGATCCTGACGGAAGTCTCGGTGTCAAGAAATTCTGGGCATCTAAAGAGGACCCGTCAAGATGTACTACTATCCCTGAATGGTATCAGGCGGCTCTTGACAAGCTTCCAAACCTCAGAAAAACGGCGAAACTCAAGTATCCTAACTCAAAGTATCCAAACTATGAGATGATGAGAGATATGGGGACATGGCTGGAAGAAGACCACGTCTTTAGACCACAGGAGAGACCACTCAAAAGAGAGGGTGACAAATATATCGCTCACGGTCACGAATATGATATCAGCGATGTAGAGAAAGATGAGTATGGCACATTGCTGGTAGAAGACCATGTATTTGGCGGCATGAAGCCAATCGGTGTTGAGGTTGACGGTGAGATCAAGCAAGGATTCCATACGCTCAGCGGTAAACTGGAGTTCTATAGTAAATGGCTGACAGAGTGGAAATGGCCTGAGTATGCGATTCCTATTTATCCAAGAACTGCACAGGAGCGTAAAGATATGGTACATCTCGTTACACAGGTGCACCACGACTTTATGCAAAAGGACAATGACTTTGCACTGAACACGGTATTTAGATTGCCGTATAACATTCATACACGTTCAGTCAACTCGAAGCACCTGATGGAGATCTCGCAGAACCATAACCCGGTCTGGATCAATACGGAAGATGCGAAACGTCTCGGTATCAAAAGGGAAGATCCGATCAAAGTAACGATCACCGATACCGTTTCCGGCCTTGAGTCCGGTTACTTTATCGCGATGGCTGTACCGACTGAAGGTACGATGCCTGGTGTTCTTGCCTGTTCACACCACGCAGGTAGATGGAAACTCAAAAATGCGGTAGAGATTCCAGGATTCGAGCATAAACTCGGTGTTCTCGGTCTCGGTGCACCACTATTCGATATGACTATGGATGGCAAGATCGGTACGATGAAACCAAAAGAGGGTATCATTGAAGGTATGCAGGCACGTAGAGATACGTGGCAGTTCAAAGAGTACAACAAGGACCTTGACAACATCTGGTGGGATGGTTTGAGCGGTTCATGGCAGAATGCTGTGGCGCCTTCTCATCCGGATCCTATCGGCGGTAACCACGCATGGCATCAGAAGGTCAGCATAGAAAAAGCCGGCAAAGATGACAAGATCGGTGATATCTATGTGAACTATGACAACAACTTCAAAGTCTATCAGGCATGGAGAGACAGACTGACACGTCCGTTGGCTCCAGGTGACAAACTGAGAAGACCGGTTCACATTAAGAGACCGGCAGTGCCATTGACACTGAAAGCCTACTCAGTAGATATCAAAGCGTAACACTCTTACACATGTGGGGACAGACTTCTGTCTGTCCCTCTCCATACGATTTTCCAAATAATTTTCTTTTGACAAGTCTCTTAAGTTAAATTTATTTTGAAAGTGGTATATTACCGCAACAAGTGACTAAGCTAAAAAGGCAGCCAACCATATGCAAGAATTAAAACAGGATTTAGAGAATAGAGTAGCATTGTATGCATTGATATCAAGATTGATGATCACGGAAGTGGATGAGGCTTTTTTGGATGTGATCGAAAACAATGAGAATTATCTTGCTCTTTTCCCCAACTACAGAAACTGGTCCAAGCGTAAAGAGTTTACGACACAGGAACTGATTGAGCAATATTATAATGTGGATTTCACCAATCTTTTCCTGATGCACCTTGTACCGTATGAGAGTTTTTATGTCAGAGAGGACCAGATGGTTGACAGCGGAAAGGGAAACCCTGTGATCGAACTCTATGATGCACTGGATTTCAGAGTTGAACTGGACAAAGCCAGAGTGGTCAGCGGTGACCATATCGGGGTGGAACTTGAATTCATGTATATGCTCTGCAATGCACAGCTCAAAGCACTTGAAGCTGAAGACAAAGAAGGGATATGCGAACTCTTCCAGATCCAGAAAGGCTTTTTGAGAGACCATCTTCTCGAATGGGGCTCCATGTTCCTCATCAATGCCAAAAGAGAGTCAAGAACACCGCTCTATCATGACGGTGCGGAATTGACTCTGGAGTTCCTGCTTAGTGATTATGAATATGTCAATGAGAAGCTCGATACCTTCTGTGGGGATATAGCATAATTTATGAAACTGCATTTTGATGTGGCCTCCTGTGTCAGGGCCAAAAGCAAATTCTCCGAGTGCACCAAGTGTATGGACATCTGTCCCGATTCCATTACGCTTCAGGACAATCTGCCCACCTTCAAAACGGCTACAGGCGTGGAAGCGGCTGCCTGCGTAGGCGTTTGCCCTACCGAAGCTTTTGCCCTGTCGGATTTTTCGACTACAGAGTTCTTTTTTACCTTTCTGGAATCAAAAGTAAGGCTTATCTCGCCCAATATCAATGTACCCTGTCTCTCTGTTCTGAGTGTGGAACACCTTATTTCCCTCGCTCTGGCAAGTGAAGAACCCATTACGCTTGATCTGAGTGTCTATGATCCTGATTCGATCCTTTTCGAGCATATTGAAAAGACGATAGACGAGGCCAATTTTGTTTTGTCGAGTTTTTCGCAGAAACAGCTTGAAACAAATGTTGAAGAGAACGTACGTCATTCTGAACTCGTTTCAGGATCTCATGGGATTCCGGATCAGGTCCCGAATGACGACAGTATGGAAGAGGAAGTCTCCTCCAGACGTTCTTTCCTGGGCAATGTATCTCTCAAAGGTGTCGTCAAACATAAAAAAGCCTTTGATGAAGCGGTGGATGCCGACGAGCTTAGACGTTTTGACATTGATGCTTCCGTAATCGAGAAGATCAGGGATAAACAGCTGCCTGACAAACGCAAGATCCTCTTTACGACACTCAAACGTGCAGGTGTGCCTGACGTATTTGAAGTACTTCCCGAAGAGGAGATCAGTTTCGTCTCCCAGAAGTATGTGGATGAGAACTGTACGAACTGCCAGATCTGCTACCGTATCTGTCCGACGGGAGCTCTCTCATCCGACGGCAAGTTCTCGCTGATCCATTTCGATGCAATGCTCTGCCTGAAGTGCCGTCTCTGCCACGATGCCTGTGAACCCGATGCGATCCATCTGCAAAAAGGCTTCGAGATCAAAGAGTTCTTCGAACCGACACAGCGAACCCTGGCGACCTTCTCTGTCAAACGCTGTAATGAATGTGGGAACTACTTTACCTACACCGGTGGGGAAGTGACCTGCCCGAGATGCATGGTGGAAGAGGAAGAAGCGATGTTCCTTCACGAGAACGCAAAGAAAATGTCCGGAGAGACAGAATGAGACCTGAAGAGATAAAACCCGATACCGGGTTGTGTACGATTCTTGGCTATAATGCCCAGACGGGTTATATGAGGAAGTATTTCAATAAAATACTCAAACATAACGGCATCAATGCCACAGCGATCGCCCTGAACATCAAAGACGAGCACTTTGACTTTACGATGACGAGTGTCGGACAGTCAAAGGTTGACCGGATGATGCTGGAGCGGGAATTCCAGGCTAATGCCGTACAGTACTGTGACGATCTTGACGAATGTGCACAGAGAGAACAGCGTGTCGAGTTCATCGAAGTAACCGAGGGAAAGGTGCATGGCTACTGTCTGGACGATGAAGCCAAAGCCCTGTTTGAGAAGCCTGAATTCCTCGATGACCAGATACTTTTTGTTGCCAAAATGATGCTGCTTGCCAACCGATGGTTCGGTGCCAGGATAGATACGGATGAGATACCAACGTTAATAGGAGAAAAATAATGAATGAAAGAAATATGGAAGACCTGAGAAAAGAGTTTGAGAATTTCAATATCAATGAAGAAGCCTGCGTGGACGGCAGCTGTGCCAGTGACGAGGAGAACGATCTTAAAGATTACCCTTCCTACACGGAAGCGCTCTATGCCAAACTGGTCTCTCCAGCGGTAAGCGGCATCTATGTCTCACGATGGGACATCAAGGATATCGCACTTGAAGCGGGTGATTCCATGGCGATCCATCCGAGAAAAAGAATGTTCGAACTGTTGATGAAGTATGCGACAAGCAAAGAGAACATGCAGGCGGTACTCGATGCGCTGGGGAAGCATATGGAAGACAAGATTGCGATTTATCAGGAGCTGATGCAGGATTTCCCTGCTTCCTCCGAGATCTTTCAGCCCAAGATCGACAAAGCCAGAAAAACCATGAAACTCTTCCCTCAGATCATTGAAGAGTATTTTGTATAGTATCCCCCTGTTAACCTTTCTTGGAGTATAATTACATTATATAGGGAATCTCTAAAAATAGGTGATACCCACAACATCGCTAGCTTTTGTCTAGGCTAGGCACTCTTTTGAAGACCTAGCTGTAGCTAAGTCGAAAAAGAGTAACAACGCATAGGCGGAAGCTAGTGATGCCCGAAGGGTGGGCTTTGCAAACGCAATCTTGCATAAGATATTTACTTCGTCTTAGCTACGGCTAAGACTTGAAAATCTCTTGCACAATCTCACATTGCAAAACCCATTGTGGGTATTACCTATTATTAGAGTTCCCTATAATTATTAGAAAGGTTTATAATGTCAACAATCACCAAAGAAAAAGCACTTGAATACCATAAGAACGGTAAGATCGGGATCGACCTTACCAAGCCCTGCAACACACAATTTGAACTTTCGCTTGCCTATACGCCGGGCGTGGCGATCCCCTGCCTTGAAATAGAAAAAGACGAGAATCTTTCGTTTGAATATACCAACAGAGGCAATCTTGTTGGGGTCATTTCTGACGGAACTGCCGTACTTGGGCTTGGAGATATAGGACCGTTGGCAGGTAAGCCGGTCATGGAGGGGAAATCGGTGCTTTTCAAGAAGTTCGCCAACGTGGATGCATTTGATATAGAACTGGATGTGCACGAGACCGAAGAGATCATTGCGACATGTAAAGCGATTGCACCGACATTCGGGGGGATAAATCTTGAAGATATCAAAGCACCCAAATGTTTCGAGATCGAAAGACGCCTTCAGGAAGCGTTGGATATTCCCGTGTTCCATGATGACCAGCACGGTACGGCCATCATCACTACTGCAGGTCTTATCAATGTACTGGACCTGACAGGTAAAAAAGTGGATGAGATCAAGATCGTGGTCAACGGAGCAGGCGCAGCGGGTATCTCCTGTGCAAAAATGTATCAGGCATTGGGTGTGAAGAATATCATTATGTGTGACTCAAAAGGGGTGATCTCGACCAGCAGGGATGACCTGAACAAATACAAGGCCGAGTTTGCCGTTGAAACCGAGGACAAGACCCTGGAAGATGTCATTGAAGGGGCTGACATGTTCCTTGGACTCAGTGTAGCGGGTGCATTGACCAAAGAGATGGTAGCGAAGATGGCACCCGAGCCGATCATCTTTGCTTTGGCGAACCCTGTACCGGAAATTTTACCTGAAGAGGTCAAAGAAGTAAGGGATGATGTGATCATGGGAACAGGACGTTCAGACTATCCCAACCAGACCAACAATGTGCTTGGTTTTCCGTTCATCTTCAGAGGTGCGCTCGATGTACGTGCAAGAAAGATCACCGAAGGTATGAAAATGGCAGCGGCAAGAGCGTTGGCGGATCTGGCGAAAGAACCGGTACCTTATTACGTTAAAGCAGCGTATCACAATGACAATATAGAGTATGGAAAAGAACATATCATTCCGCTTCCTTTCAACAAAGAGGCACTTATCTGGGTTGCTTCTGCGGTAGCGAAGGCTGCATTCGAAGAGGGTGTGGCAAGAGTTGACAGCTATGACCATGAAGCCTACAGAGAAAAGCTCAGATGCCTTATCTATGGCTGTCCCGATGAGGAAGAAGTGTAAGACTGCATGAATCTGGCATCCTACCTCGATCTTTATGCACTGCTTCAGACTGACAAGAGTACACGTGAAGAGAAACGTGCTTTTGGCCTGAAACATGAAGGAGAGAACCCGTTCAAACTGCTGTTGCTCTGGACGCAGCAGCATCGCGGGTGGCTGAAAAAGCCTTTGCTAAGTGAAACGGTTACGGGATACCTTTACGGGATCACACTGATTTTGGGTGTGATCGCCTTTTTTCTTGGCCTTTTTTCCGGGGTTGCCCTCTTGAGCTACAGCGGGCATGAACCGGTCAATGTCGTTTACTTTTTGGCGATGGTGATACTCTTACCGATTATCACCATGACACTGGCACTTTTTTCCATGTTAAGGGCCAATGCGTCACGCAGTTTCCTGGTACATATCTCCCCGGCATACTGGATGGAGAAGGTCCTGCGTCTGCTTCCCGGGAAAGTGAAGAAGAGCCTTGATGAACTTCAGGTCAATCCTTCTATTCTCAACTGGCTTGTCATACGACGTTCCCAGTTGCTTGCCCTGATATTTTCGATCGGCCTGCTTGTGGCGCTTCTGGGCATGGTTGTCACCAAAGATATCGCTTTTGCATGGAGTACGACACTGCATGTCAGTGCACAGGAATTCCATGCACTGCTTGAAACGATTGCTCTGCCATGGAAATCATTTTTTCCTACAGCAGTGCCTTCTCTTGAACTCATAGAGAAGAGCCAATACTTCCGCCTGGGAGAAAAGCTTGACCCGGAAATGGTACGCAATGCTTCAGAGCTGGGAGAGTGGTGGAAGTTTCTTGCTTTTGCCACACTTTTCTATGCGATCATTCTACGATTTGTTATGTGGCTGATCTCTGTCATTGGCTACCGAAGAGCGCTCAAAAGGTCTTTTCTAAATCTTGACGGTGCTCAGGTACTTTTACGGGCTATGAATGAACCGCTTATCACGACCTCCTCTCCCAAAACAGAAGAGGTGTTTAAGCCCAAAGGAAACCATTATGTCCGTGAAGTGGAAACGTTTGACAGTTCCTATGACCTGACTTTGGGCTGGGCGATGTCACATGACGATCTTGTCCTGCTCAATGATGCTATGAAGATCACCTCTCCTCTGCTTGAAGATGTAGGTGGGACCAATACCCTCGATGAAGACAGGGAGATCGTTCTCAAAGCAAAGGGAGAGGTACTTTTCTATGTCAAAGCCTGGGAACCGCCTACGATGGACTTCGTTGATTTTCTAGAAGATCTTGCAAAAGTGGCTGACAGGATCATCGTCGCTCCTGTGGGTACACCCCAGAACGGTTATCTGCCTAAACAGAATGAACTTGCAATGTGGGGCAGAAAACTGCAGGGTATGGGAGAAGAGAAAGTGTGGTTGAAGATATGACAGTCTCACATCCCACTTTTGCCGTTGTGGGCCATCCGAATAAAGGAAAAAGCAGCATTGTCTCGACTCTGGCATTTGATGACACCGTACAGATATCGGATACACCGGGAACGACAACAAAGAAACGCAGTTTTCCTCTTACTGTTGACGGAAAGGTCCTGTATGAACTTT
Coding sequences:
- a CDS encoding malic enzyme-like NAD(P)-binding protein codes for the protein MSTITKEKALEYHKNGKIGIDLTKPCNTQFELSLAYTPGVAIPCLEIEKDENLSFEYTNRGNLVGVISDGTAVLGLGDIGPLAGKPVMEGKSVLFKKFANVDAFDIELDVHETEEIIATCKAIAPTFGGINLEDIKAPKCFEIERRLQEALDIPVFHDDQHGTAIITTAGLINVLDLTGKKVDEIKIVVNGAGAAGISCAKMYQALGVKNIIMCDSKGVISTSRDDLNKYKAEFAVETEDKTLEDVIEGADMFLGLSVAGALTKEMVAKMAPEPIIFALANPVPEILPEEVKEVRDDVIMGTGRSDYPNQTNNVLGFPFIFRGALDVRARKITEGMKMAAARALADLAKEPVPYYVKAAYHNDNIEYGKEHIIPLPFNKEALIWVASAVAKAAFEEGVARVDSYDHEAYREKLRCLIYGCPDEEEV
- a CDS encoding DUF2868 domain-containing protein, giving the protein MNLASYLDLYALLQTDKSTREEKRAFGLKHEGENPFKLLLLWTQQHRGWLKKPLLSETVTGYLYGITLILGVIAFFLGLFSGVALLSYSGHEPVNVVYFLAMVILLPIITMTLALFSMLRANASRSFLVHISPAYWMEKVLRLLPGKVKKSLDELQVNPSILNWLVIRRSQLLALIFSIGLLVALLGMVVTKDIAFAWSTTLHVSAQEFHALLETIALPWKSFFPTAVPSLELIEKSQYFRLGEKLDPEMVRNASELGEWWKFLAFATLFYAIILRFVMWLISVIGYRRALKRSFLNLDGAQVLLRAMNEPLITTSSPKTEEVFKPKGNHYVREVETFDSSYDLTLGWAMSHDDLVLLNDAMKITSPLLEDVGGTNTLDEDREIVLKAKGEVLFYVKAWEPPTMDFVDFLEDLAKVADRIIVAPVGTPQNGYLPKQNELAMWGRKLQGMGEEKVWLKI